The Camelina sativa cultivar DH55 chromosome 14, Cs, whole genome shotgun sequence genome includes a window with the following:
- the LOC104743795 gene encoding uncharacterized protein LOC104743795: protein MAKPEITVPTKIRESTRFYPYFKDCVGAIDGTHILAMVPTKKAPSFRNRKGDISQNVLAACNFDLEFMYVLSGWEGSAHDSKVLNDALTRNTNRLPVPEEIESAEEVVEEINDDDNAEVLTTQEQQREYANEWRETIASNMRTDSLENAT, encoded by the exons ATGGCTAAGCCTGAGATTACAGTGCCTACAAAAATTAGAGAAAGTACAAGATTTTATCCGTATTTTAAg gatTGTGTTGGAGCTATTGATGGTACACATATCCTTGCAATGGTACCAACAAAAAAAGCGCCTTCTTTTCGTAACAGAAAAGGTGATATATCGCAAAATGTGTTGGCTGCTTGTAATTTTGATCTTGAATTCATGTATGTGCTTAGTGGATGGGAAGGTTCAGCTCATGACTCAAAAGTATTAAATGATGCTTTGACAAGGAACACTAATCGACTACCAGTTCCAGAAG AAATTGAGAGTGCAGAAGAAGTTGTCGAAGaaattaatgatgatgataatgctGAAGTACTTACAAcccaagaacaacaaagagaatatgccaatgagtggagagagacAATAGCATCAAACATGCGGACTGATTCACTTGAGAATGCTACATGA